One window from the genome of Leishmania mexicana MHOM/GT/2001/U1103 complete genome, chromosome 18 encodes:
- a CDS encoding protein kinase A catalytic subunit → MITKAEASKWRLSDLEMRETVGTGTFGRVRLVKHKGTGQYAALKILKKQEILRMKQVDHVMAEASLLQEIDHPFIVSMLRGYMDKNRLYILLEYVVGGELFSHLRKAGKFPNDVSKFYCAEVILAFDYLHSKSIVYRDLKPENILLDQDGNIKITDFGFAKRVMERTFTLCGTPEYLAPEIIQSKGHNKAVDWWALGILLYEMLVGYPPFFDDSPMKIYEKILLGKVLFPRWVDSKARDFIKGLLSLDPTKRLGNLPNGAEDIKNHKYFAEVDWNVVLSKKIPAPIPVRQHKEGDTHYFDKYPDSPLNPLRTLTPAQQDCFANFCNGQYTDE, encoded by the coding sequence ATGATCACCAAGGCCGAAGCTTCCAAATGGAGGCTGAGCGACTTGGAGATGCGTGAGACGGTCGGCACCGGCACTTTCGGCCGAGTACGCTTGGTGAAGCACAAAGGAACAGGCCAGTACGCGGCCCTCAAGATCCTCAAGAAGCAGGAGATTCTCCGAATGAAACAGGTCGACCACGTGATGGCGGAGGCGAGTCTTCTCCAGGAGATCGATCACCCTTTTATTGTGAGCATGCTGCGGGGATACATGGACAAGAACCGGCTGTACATTCTCCTCGAGTACGTGGTAGGCGGCGAGCTGTTCTCACATCTCCGCAAGGCCGGCAAATTTCCTAATGATGTCTCGAAGTTCTACTGCGCCGAGGTGATCCTAGCATTTGACTACCTGCACAGCAAGTCGATCGTTTACCGCGATCTGAAGCCGGAGAACATTCTCCTCGACCAGGACGGCAACATAAAGATCACTGATTTCGGATTCGCGAAGCGCGTGATGGAGCGTACGTTTACGCTTTGTGGCACACCCGAGTACCTAGCCCCCGAGATCATTCAGAGCAAGGGGCATAACAAGGCTGTCGACTGGTGGGCGCTCGGCATCCTGCTGTACGAAATGCTGGTTGGCTACCCGCCGTTCTTCGACGACAGCCCGATGAAGATCTACGAGAAGATCCTTCTGGGCAAGGTGCTCTTCCCGCGATGGGTAGACTCAAAGGCCCGAGACTTCATCAAGGGTCTTCTATCCCTCGATCCCACGAAGCGCCTTGGCAATTTGCCCAACGGCGCGGAGGACATCAAGAACCACAAGTACTTTGCGGAAGTGGACTGGAATGTAGTGCTGTCCAAGAAGATTCCAGCGCCAATCccggtgcggcagcacaAAGAGGGCGATACCCACTACTTCGACAAGTACCCCGACAGCCCACTCAACCCTTTGCGCACTTTGACTCCAGCACAGCAGGACTGCTTCGCCAACTTCTGCAACGGCCAGTATACGGACGAGTAG
- a CDS encoding putative phosphodiesterase codes for MGDFLEQLQQLASVYAICDNHVSVMAGMSGTAEELSFRSYDSLEGASYICTLNEKALHTAKASLCDNADWSSFFREVQLAFNSGKVTVQPGNVHRAAGTAAAPVSADSKGLACSMKVHCLSGSGEKHATFVLEQTTEDQQKYILESMLQAHHMYNHPKEYEQKLLQITEAKAIACAKREALDLELVALNDNLTRNKYKQKINNERKQELLQKLGGYSTENTGNLWRTIQEQQQKAAGEDNNSRLPSPLGNRTCKDFDLILFRMIKSRWLSPEQCDACSPANRVVQPFSKEDLVIQVSQLSGSRAAIWKALDSIDSWNYRVFDVQAAMSGDDYLSLSAQTHGGSLLVTMYALLCMHDFLQKFQIDEEIALNWISAVEASYHGNPYHNSMHAADVLQITDFIITQGGLAKRCNLSEIQVFSALLAASIHDFDHPGINNNFHIKTGSYLATLYNDRSVLENLHVSSVFELMKNPAFNILASFSGEQRHEVRETMIEMVLATDMGSHGKYVANLKGKMQERSSFTQTDEQNLCLAIALKMADISNCGRPLDIYLRWGAKVSDEFYQQGDRERNLGLECSPFMDRLQPSLAKSQIAFMNYIITPFFEQVAELLPDMRFAVGLVEENKAYWANHDDS; via the coding sequence atgggCGACTTTcttgagcagctgcagcagctggcaaGTGTGTATGCCATCTGCGACAACCATGTCTCCGTGATGGCGGGGATGAGCGGCACGGCAGAGGAGCTGTCGTTTCGTTCCTACGACAGTTTAGAAGGCGCTTCCTACATCTGCACCCTAAACGAGAAGGCCCTTCACACAGCGAAGGCCTCGCTCTGCGACAATGCCGACTGGAGCAGCTTTTTTCGCGAGGTTCAGCTGGCATTCAACTCGGGTAAAGTAACCGTGCAGCCTGGGAATGTGCATCGAGCTGCCggtaccgccgccgcgccggttTCCGCTGACTCCAAAGGCCTAGCATGCTCGATGAAGGTGCATTGCTTGTCGGGGTCAGGGGAGAAGCATGCCACCTTCGTGCTTGAGCAAACCACGGAGGACCAGCAGAAGTATATTCTCGAGAGCATGCTGCAGGCGCATCACATGTATAACCACCCGAAGGAGTACGAGCAGAAGCTGCTCCAGATCACGGAAGCCAAAGCGATAGCGTGCGCGAAGCGCGAGGCACTTGATCTTGAGCTGGTCGCGCTGAACGATAATCTGACACGAAACAAGTACAAGCAGAAAATAAACAACGAACGTAAACAGGAGCTTCTTCAGAAGCTCGGCGGCTACAGCACAGAGAACACGGGAAATCTGTGGCGGACGATCCaggaacagcagcagaaggcagCTGGCGAGGACAACAACTCTCGACTGCCGAGCCCGCTCGGGAACCGCACCTGCAAGGACTTTGATCTTATCCTGTTTCGCATGATCAAGAGTCGGTGGCTGTCCCCAGAGCAGTGCGACGCATGCTCGCCCGCGAATCGCGTTGTGCAGCCGTTCTCCAAGGAGGACCTCGTGATCCAGGTGAGTCAACTCTCAGGTAGCCGAGCTGCGATATGGAAGGCGCTGGACTCCATCGACTCATGGAACTACCGCGTGTTTGATGTCCAGGCGGCTATGAGCGGTGACGACTACCTCTCGCTTTCTGCACAGACGCACGGCGGGTCTCTCCTGGTAACCATGTACGCACTGCTGTGCATGCACGACTTCCTGCAAAAGTTCCAGATCGACGAGGAAATTGCGCTCAACTGGATCAGCGCAGTGGAGGCGAGCTACCACGGCAACCCGTATCACAACTCGATGCACGCCGCGGATGTGCTGCAGATTACGGACTTCATCATCACACAGGGAGGGTTGGCGAAGCGGTGCAACCTAAGCGAGATCCAGGTCTTCTCTGCCTTGCTGGCTGCCTCGATCCATGACTTTGACCACCCTGGCATCAACAATAACTTCCACATCAAGACAGGCAGCTACCTTGCTACGCTGTACAACGATCGCAGTGTCCTGGAAAATCTCCACGTGAGCAGCGTTTTCGAGCTCATGAAGAACCCAGCCTTCAACATCCTAGCCAGCTTCAGTGGTGAGCAGCGTCATGAGGTCCGCGAGACGATGATAGAGATGGTGCTGGCGACGGACATGGGCTCTCACGGAAAGTACGTGGCGAATCTGAAGGGCAAGATGCAGGAGCGCTCTAGTTTCACCCAGACCGACGAGCAGAATCTCTGCCTCGCGATTGCTCTGAAAATGGCCGACATTTCAAACTGCGGGCGCCCGCTTGACATTTACCTGCGCTGGGGAGCGAAAGTGTCGGACGAGTTCTACCAGCAGGGAGACCGCGAGCGCAACCTAGGCCTCGAATGCAGTCCCTTCATGGATCGCCTTCAGCCGAGCCTTGCGAAGAGCCAGATTGCCTTCATGAACTACATCATCACCCCCTTCTTTGAGCAAGTGGCCGAGCTTCTGCCTGATATGCGCTTCGCGGTGGGTTTGGTAGAGGAAAACAAAGCGTACTGGGCCAACCACGACGACTCGTAG
- a CDS encoding putative methyltransferase yields the protein MKRREQRRQREREQLPAALMKLAQLIPSAEDGRSYLAREFADITQDKAGLNGPCSAEGCWHDDDAGDAWICGSGLEKLLSVLGEEACPDGVFDIVRITRRVPRSQSTIDRINVAELCFALSQASGPVNVHERRRTAAAMSGPLDETIPLLQYYRGSRFDAIVRGEDPSSPAGRQAAAAAALSEENGSHPEITSEGNDSRKNVDSEWPAFVQSMSTPLPMTLRLHHCERALETIATRILTTPDIAAVVRPVAAFPSSSGLYSCSNSDYHSHKRVEYVCRTLHTASAVSFQEVVSAIPVFVLDVQPQHTVVDLCAAPGSKTVQALDTMLSGGWSADVCRGVLIANEKDRVKATQTLPARLKRYHAPNVMTTRCDGVQWPRLYLDDPTNPSSEPQERQFDRIICDVPCSGDGTIRKERSIATTWSPSYVKSLVPTQRALLYRGLDLLATGGILVYSTCSMNPKEDEEVVCVGLETFGDSVELIDVNAVLQQRGCHLHSAGGILSPNVEGLQHPVLPPTYDGNKVLRILPHRDDTGGFFVAAFRKVKQPDWTAPTVVRHKLNHWTKGKLWAPVGVEDEAWVNISTFYGFNRHDEASFVYYDAASSSSGKGLVPLYHLNPNGGPIRRIVLSTPALADMVLRTRPYKGPGVEVVSVGVRAFEAYDGKFLPAAACRWRAVVESASFLAPRFTARRLHFRVSKHKQLLEDLLRNGHVYLRDHWRAVLGGDPAVVAANANPKALVKPGSRLEALLTQGSCESTISDEELAVLLASQVEIGCVLVGIISDEPTDAAAGPWYISATLSRHKLELAIDGSLRAFGLMAFFGIHDVERASLVGNNTGSAVADEAPEEQAKEA from the coding sequence ATGAAGCGTCGtgagcagcgccgacagcgtgagcgcgagcagctgccggcTGCCTTGATGAAGCTGGCCCAACTCATTCCATCCGCCGAGGATGGGCGCAGCTACCTTGCAAGGGAGTTCGCCGACATCACACAGGACAAAGCAGGGTTGAATGGACCGTGCTCCGCGGAGGGATGTTGGCACGATGATGACGCAGGCGACGCGTGGatctgcggcagcgggcTCGAGAAACTGCTGTCGGTTCTAGGAGAGGAGGCGTGTCCTGATGGGGTTTTCGATATTGTTCGTATCACTCGCCGCGTGCCGCGCAGCCAATCCACGATTGACAGAATCAACGTGGCAGAGTTGTGTTTTGCTCTTTCCCAGGCTTCCGGTCCGGTGAATGTCCACGAGCGACgtcgcactgctgctgccatgTCCGGACCGCTGGACGAGACGATACCTCTTCTGCAGTACTACCGGGGCAGTCGATTTGACGCCATTGTGCGTGGCGAGGACCCGTCTTCTCCTGCGGGTCGacaagccgccgccgccgccgcactaTCGGAGGAAAACGGCAGCCATCCTGAGATCACCTCTGAAGGCAACGACAGCAGAAAGAACGTCGACTCGGAATGGCCGGCATTCGTGCAGAGCATGTCTACGCCGCTTCCCATGACGCTTCGCCTGCACCACTGCGAGCGTGCTTTGGAGACCATCGCAACCCGCATTCTCACCACACCCGACATTGCCGCCGTGGTGCGTCCCGTGGCTGCCTTTCCGTCCAGTTCTGGTCTCTACTCCTGCAGCAACAGCGACTACCACAGCCACAAGCGCGTGGAGTACGTCTGCCGCACCCTGCACACTGCCAGCGCCGTGTCATTTCAGGAGGTGGTATCGGCGATACCGGTGTTTGTGCTGGATGTGCAGCCGCAACACACTGTCGTGGATCTCTGCGCGGCACCTGGGAGCAAAACAGTGCAGGCGTTGGACACGATGCTGAGCGGTGGGTGGTCTGCAGACGTCTGTCGAGGGGTGCTCATCGCAAACGAAAAGGACAGAGTGAAGGCGACGCAGACACTTCCGGCGCGGCTGAAGCGCTACCACGCCCCGAACGTGATGACGACCCGATGTGACGGTGTGCAGTGGCCGCGTTTGTACCTTGACGATCCTACGAACCCGAGCAGCGAGCCGCAAGAACGGCAGTTTGACCGCATCATTTGCGACGTCccgtgcagcggcgacggcaccatCCGCAAGGAGCGTTCCATCGCCACAACATGGTCGCCAAGCTACGTGAAGTCCCTCGTGCCAACCCAACGTGCGTTGCTGTACCGCGGCCTTGACCTTTTGGCCACAGGGGGCATTCTCGTCTATAGCACGTGCAGCATGAATCCgaaggaggacgaggaggtggttTGTGTCGGGTTGGAGACTTTCGGCGACAGTGTCGAGCTCATCGACGTGAATGCGGTTCTACAGCAGAGGGGATGTCACCTGCACTCGGCAGGAGGCATTCTCTCCCCGAATGTAGAGGGGTTGCAGCacccggtgctgccgccgacgtACGACGGCAATAAGGTCCTGCGCATTTTGCCGCATCGTGATGACACCGGCGGGTTCTTTGTGGCGGCTTTCCGCAAAGTAAAGCAGCCAGACTGGACGGCGCCCACAGTGGTTCGACACAAGCTGAACCACTGGACGAAAGGCAAGCTGTGGGCGCCGGTTGGcgtcgaggacgaggcgTGGGTTAACATATCAACCTTCTATGGATTTAACCGCCATGACGAAGCGAGCTTCGTTTACTATGACGCCGCTAGCTCTTCGTCCGGGAAAGGCCTCGTGCCTCTGTATCACCTCAATCCAAATGGTGGGCCCATACGCCGCATCGTGCTCTCGACTCCCGCGCTGGCGGATATGGTGCTGCGCACACGTCCGTACAAGGGCCCTGGCGTGGAAGTGGTGTCCGTCGGTGTGCGCGCCTTCGAGGCATACGACGGGAAGTTTTTGCCCGCTGCGGCCTGCCGGtggcgcgccgtcgtcgagtCCGCCTCTTTTCTGGCACCGCGCTTTACTGCCCGAAGGCTGCACTTCCGCGTTTCGAAGCACAAGCAGCTACTCGAGGATCTGCTCCGAAACGGCCACGTTTACCTGCGAGACCACTGGAGGGCAGTGCTGGGCGGGGATCCTGCTGTTGTAGCCGCTAATGCGAATCCGAAGGCGCTGGTCAAGCCTGGGAGCCGACTCGAGGCGTTGCTAACGCAAGGTAGTTGTGAATCTACCATCTCTGACGAGGAgttggcggtgctgctggcaaGCCAGGTGGAGATAGGGTGCGTTTTGGTGGGCATCATCTCCGACGAGCCGACCGATGCAGCCGCTGGTCCGTGGTACATAAGCGCGACGCTGAGCAGGCACAAGCTGGAGCTCGCTATCGATggctctctgcgtgcgttcGGGCTGATGGCATTTTTTGGCATTCACGACGTTGAGCGTGCCTCGCTGGTCGGGAACAACACCGGGAGTGCGGTCGCAGACGAAGCACCGGAGGAGCAGGCAAAAGAGGCGTAG
- a CDS encoding putative ras-related protein rab-5 produces MNIHPPQLMEATSAKIVMLGESGTGKSSIALRFTRNEFLANQETTIGAAFLSKTVMIPPPRGAAGAPGGAPSAHALQQQMRALKYEIWDTAGQERFRSLAPIYYRGACGALVVYDITNSESLKKAQTWIKELRANADPSLIIVLVGNKKDLESLRQVSFEDGQRLAAEEQLAAFYEASAKDNNNVEQVFLDLAAKLLDQGLGNRGGAAGGARGGVVAPRGERVEQSNESAAQSTCC; encoded by the coding sequence ATGAACATCCACCCACCTCAGCTGATGGAGGCGACGTCCGCGAAGATAGTGATGCTCGGGGAGTCCGGTACCGGCAAGAGCTCCATCGCGCTCCGCTTTACGCGCAACGAGTTCTTAGCCAACCAGGAGACCACCATCGGTGCTGCCTTTCTGTCCAAGACGGTGATgataccgccgccgcgcggcgccgcgggtGCCCCCGGCGGTGCCCCCTCTGCTCACGCTCTTCAACAGCAGATGCGAGCACTGAAGTATGAGATTTGGGATACGGCGGGGCAGGAGCGGtttcgctctctcgccccgATTTACTACCGTGGCGCCTGCGGTGCTCTTGTCGTGTACGACATCACGAATAGCGAGAGCCTCAAGAAGGCGCAGACTTGGATCAAGGAGCTCCGAGCAAACGCGGACCCGTCACTCATTATCGTCCTTGTCGGGAACAAGAAGGACTTGGAGTCTCTGCGGCAGGTGTCCTTCGAGGATGGCCAGCGTCTCGCTGCCGAGGAGCAGCTCGCCGCCTTCTACGAGGCATCTGCAAAGGACAACAACAATGTGGAGCAGGTGTTTCTCGATTTAGCTGCCAAGCTCCTCGACCAGGGCTTGGGCAACCGTGGCGGGGCCGCTGGAGGtgcacgcggcggcgtggtTGCACCGCGCGGCGAGCGCGTAGAACAGAGCAACGAGTCGGCTGCCCAGTCTACGTGCTGCTGA